Proteins encoded in a region of the Scrofimicrobium sp. R131 genome:
- the trpC gene encoding indole-3-glycerol phosphate synthase TrpC — protein sequence MSVLDEIIAGVREDVARREAEVSLDELKLRVQQAPDAKDVISALRDVPGAVSIISEVKRASPSKGQLSDIPDPAHLARLYEEGGAAMVSVLTEERRFHGSLADLDAVRAAVDIPVLRKDFIVTPYQIHEARAHGADAVLLIVAALEQPVLVSFVERVKSLGMTPLVEAHSRLEALRALEAGADLIGVNSRNLKTLDVDRRVVEEVIDVIPAEVVAVAESGVRNSRDVLDYALVGADAVLVGEALVRSGNPLEQIKDMVSAGQHPALKTDRKQRVKDAREDM from the coding sequence ATGAGCGTTCTAGATGAGATTATTGCTGGCGTTCGTGAAGACGTGGCTCGGCGCGAAGCCGAGGTGTCCCTGGATGAACTGAAGTTGCGCGTTCAGCAGGCACCGGATGCGAAAGACGTGATCTCCGCGCTGCGGGACGTGCCGGGAGCCGTCTCGATCATCTCCGAGGTCAAGCGGGCCTCACCGTCCAAGGGTCAACTGTCAGACATTCCCGATCCGGCTCATCTGGCTCGCCTGTACGAGGAAGGTGGGGCCGCCATGGTCTCGGTCCTGACCGAGGAACGACGTTTCCACGGCTCCCTGGCCGACCTGGACGCCGTCCGGGCCGCGGTGGACATCCCGGTCCTGCGGAAAGACTTCATCGTGACGCCCTACCAGATCCACGAGGCGCGAGCTCACGGAGCTGACGCCGTCCTGCTGATCGTAGCGGCGCTGGAGCAGCCGGTCCTGGTCTCATTTGTTGAGCGGGTCAAGTCGTTGGGAATGACACCGCTGGTGGAAGCGCACTCTCGGCTGGAGGCGCTCCGTGCGCTGGAGGCGGGGGCCGACCTGATTGGCGTCAACTCGCGAAACCTGAAGACGCTGGACGTGGACCGCCGCGTGGTAGAAGAGGTCATCGACGTGATTCCGGCCGAGGTCGTGGCCGTCGCGGAGTCGGGCGTTCGCAACAGCCGAGACGTGCTCGACTATGCTCTAGTAGGGGCGGATGCCGTCCTGGTGGGGGAGGCCCTGGTTCGATCGGGCAATCCCCTGGAACAGATAAAAGACATGGTCAGTGCCGGGCAGCATCCGGCGCTCAAGACCGACCGCAAGCAGCGGGTAAAGGATGCGCGGGAGGACATGTAA
- the hisI gene encoding phosphoribosyl-AMP cyclohydrolase produces the protein MGLERAIRERLKWNEAGLVCAVVQDYDGGQVLMVAWMDQEALARTLAEGRVTYWSRSRQEYWRKGDTSGHRQYLRGISVDCDGDALLLQVEQIGAACHTGTRSCFEAGGPLPFTSIEAGGTVR, from the coding sequence GTGGGACTGGAACGAGCGATTAGGGAGCGCCTCAAGTGGAATGAGGCCGGGTTGGTCTGTGCGGTAGTGCAGGACTACGACGGTGGACAGGTGTTGATGGTGGCCTGGATGGACCAGGAAGCGCTGGCTCGGACCCTGGCTGAGGGGCGGGTCACCTACTGGTCCCGATCGCGCCAGGAGTACTGGCGCAAGGGCGACACCAGCGGACACCGGCAGTACCTGCGGGGAATCTCAGTGGACTGTGACGGGGATGCCCTGCTGCTTCAAGTCGAACAGATTGGTGCGGCCTGTCACACTGGGACCCGCAGTTGTTTTGAGGCCGGCGGACCGCTGCCCTTTACTTCCATCGAGGCAGGAGGAACAGTTCGATGA
- a CDS encoding sn-glycerol-1-phosphate dehydrogenase, with protein sequence MSNSLMERAVAAATDTKEALLGRGVVGQTGALFARLFPGQRAVVVADENTYAAAGTAVVASLKEAGVTIDSEYIFPGTPTLYAGYSNVEQLREYLRPIEGVSVCSIGAGTLSDLAKLASGELGRSYLNVCTAASVDGFASFGASISKDGFKSTHDCPAPAGLVADFDIIAAAPKRLTATGYGDLIEKIPAGADWILADALEIEPIDQQAWDLVQGPLRAALADPERIAAGDPAAIVGLTEGNIMSGLAMQAVQSSRPASGAGHQFSHVWEMEGHGTDWDPPLSHGFKVGVGTVASCALWAEALQLDLANLDVDRVVAEAPSDAEVEARVRALLDPRIVEEGVKHTVGKHLTGTELRDRLNLIKSRWPQIVDRAVPQLSSPEQIADQLARVGAPYHPEMIQIDWDRFRLTHFKAQMIRPRYTILDLLVEVGMLDEVVSRLFSAEGYWGRHRHP encoded by the coding sequence ATGTCCAATTCACTGATGGAGCGGGCGGTTGCAGCCGCTACCGACACCAAAGAAGCACTGCTGGGGCGGGGAGTAGTCGGGCAGACAGGCGCGCTCTTCGCTCGTCTGTTTCCCGGGCAGCGGGCCGTCGTAGTTGCCGATGAGAACACCTACGCGGCCGCCGGGACCGCGGTGGTGGCCTCACTGAAGGAGGCGGGTGTCACCATCGACAGTGAGTACATCTTCCCCGGCACCCCAACCCTCTACGCCGGATACTCCAACGTGGAGCAGCTCCGGGAGTATCTGCGTCCGATCGAGGGTGTCTCCGTCTGTTCAATTGGCGCGGGAACCCTGTCTGATCTAGCCAAGTTGGCCAGTGGCGAACTGGGTCGCTCGTACCTGAACGTGTGCACGGCCGCCTCAGTCGACGGGTTTGCCTCTTTTGGTGCCTCAATCTCCAAAGATGGGTTCAAAAGCACCCATGACTGCCCGGCTCCGGCCGGGTTGGTGGCAGATTTTGACATCATCGCAGCCGCTCCCAAACGGCTGACCGCGACCGGCTACGGGGACCTGATCGAGAAGATCCCGGCCGGGGCCGACTGGATTCTGGCCGATGCGTTGGAAATCGAACCGATTGACCAGCAGGCCTGGGATCTGGTGCAGGGACCCCTGCGAGCGGCGCTCGCCGATCCGGAGCGGATTGCAGCGGGGGATCCGGCAGCGATCGTTGGGCTGACCGAGGGCAACATCATGTCGGGTTTAGCCATGCAGGCGGTTCAGTCCTCTCGGCCGGCATCCGGAGCCGGGCACCAGTTCTCCCACGTGTGGGAAATGGAGGGGCACGGCACGGATTGGGATCCTCCGCTCTCGCACGGGTTCAAAGTGGGGGTGGGAACGGTAGCCTCCTGCGCCCTCTGGGCCGAAGCGTTGCAACTGGACCTGGCCAACCTGGATGTGGACCGGGTGGTGGCCGAGGCGCCATCTGACGCGGAAGTTGAGGCCCGGGTTCGGGCTCTGCTCGATCCTCGGATCGTGGAAGAGGGGGTAAAACACACCGTAGGCAAGCACCTGACGGGGACGGAGCTGCGAGATCGGTTGAACCTGATCAAATCTCGGTGGCCCCAGATCGTGGACCGGGCCGTTCCACAGCTGTCTTCTCCCGAGCAAATTGCCGATCAGCTAGCTCGGGTGGGGGCTCCCTATCATCCTGAGATGATCCAGATTGATTGGGACCGGTTCCGTCTGACGCATTTCAAAGCGCAAATGATTCGCCCCAGGTACACCATCTTGGACCTGTTGGTTGAGGTGGGAATGCTCGACGAAGTAGTCTCCCGGCTGTTCTCCGCGGAAGGCTACTGGGGGCGCCACCGACACCCGTAA
- a CDS encoding FGGY-family carbohydrate kinase, with amino-acid sequence MVLPDYEGPFLLGIDFGTESCRAAIFDLQGHPIGFAATPYPTHHPRPGRAEQDPGDWWEALKASVHRVMNETGVRAKDIASISYDATTMTVVAMDQNGQALTRAIMWMDVRATDQSARAETIEHWARDYNGQGTMPATAEWYPFKAAWLRENDPDTYHAAYRLVDAPDWLTFRLTGEWTVNINSAAQRMYYNRDRGGWPVEFYEHIGCGDVFEKLPERVVDLGSPVGGLTPTAAADLGLLPGTPVAQGCADAWAGQIGLGVVEPGKIAVITGSSHVITGQSANPAYGAGFFGGFTDSVVKGQYTVEGGLVSSGSVLKWFKDNFARDITQAAERLDMNPYRVLDERASKLPIGCDGLIINEYFQGNRTPYTDSKARGAMLGLTLATNPELMYRAIEEAVCYGVAHNLKVFKDAGFQPKELVAAGGATKSKQWMQMHADVTGLPVVLTEVGDAVVLGSCMLAAVGAGLYPSIQDAARNMVRETERIEPDPAAHEEYQFYLDKYMRLYPQVQQLSHEIVDRQA; translated from the coding sequence ATGGTACTACCAGACTACGAAGGACCCTTCCTGTTAGGAATCGACTTTGGGACAGAGTCCTGCCGAGCTGCAATCTTTGACCTGCAGGGTCACCCAATTGGTTTTGCCGCTACCCCGTATCCAACGCACCATCCCCGCCCGGGTCGAGCCGAGCAGGACCCCGGGGACTGGTGGGAGGCGCTAAAGGCCTCAGTTCACCGCGTGATGAACGAAACCGGAGTGCGGGCCAAAGATATCGCGTCGATCTCGTACGATGCCACCACCATGACCGTGGTGGCCATGGATCAGAACGGGCAGGCGCTGACAAGGGCCATCATGTGGATGGACGTTCGCGCCACCGACCAGTCCGCTCGAGCCGAGACCATTGAGCACTGGGCCCGCGACTACAACGGTCAAGGGACGATGCCCGCCACGGCGGAGTGGTACCCGTTCAAGGCAGCTTGGCTCCGGGAGAACGATCCGGACACCTATCATGCTGCCTATCGGCTGGTGGACGCTCCCGATTGGCTGACGTTCCGCCTGACCGGGGAATGGACCGTCAACATTAACTCTGCCGCACAGCGGATGTACTACAACCGGGACCGAGGCGGCTGGCCGGTGGAATTCTACGAACACATCGGGTGCGGGGATGTCTTTGAGAAGTTGCCAGAGCGAGTGGTTGATCTGGGAAGTCCAGTTGGGGGACTGACCCCAACGGCGGCCGCAGATTTGGGCCTCCTGCCCGGGACGCCGGTTGCTCAGGGGTGTGCGGACGCGTGGGCGGGTCAGATCGGACTCGGTGTCGTCGAGCCGGGCAAGATCGCGGTGATCACCGGTTCTTCCCACGTTATCACCGGCCAGTCGGCCAACCCGGCCTACGGAGCCGGTTTCTTCGGTGGCTTCACCGATTCGGTGGTGAAGGGCCAGTACACTGTTGAAGGCGGACTGGTTTCATCCGGCTCGGTCCTCAAGTGGTTCAAAGACAACTTCGCTCGCGACATCACCCAGGCCGCGGAGCGGTTGGACATGAACCCGTACCGAGTCCTGGATGAACGTGCCTCGAAGCTTCCCATTGGCTGTGACGGGCTGATCATCAACGAGTACTTCCAAGGGAACCGAACCCCCTACACCGACTCGAAAGCTCGCGGAGCCATGCTGGGACTGACGCTGGCCACCAATCCTGAACTGATGTATCGCGCGATTGAAGAGGCGGTCTGCTACGGCGTGGCGCACAACCTGAAGGTGTTCAAAGATGCAGGGTTCCAGCCGAAGGAGCTGGTGGCAGCCGGTGGGGCAACGAAGTCGAAGCAATGGATGCAGATGCACGCCGACGTGACGGGGCTGCCGGTGGTGTTGACCGAAGTTGGGGACGCGGTGGTCCTGGGCTCCTGCATGCTGGCAGCGGTCGGTGCGGGCCTGTATCCCAGTATCCAGGATGCCGCCCGAAACATGGTGCGCGAGACCGAGCGCATTGAACCGGACCCGGCAGCGCACGAGGAGTACCAGTTCTACCTGGACAAATACATGCGCCTCTATCCCCAGGTACAACAGCTCAGTCACGAAATTGTCGATCGGCAAGCCTGA
- a CDS encoding HAD-IIA family hydrolase: MSEIQTWADRFYQAYVFDMDGTIYLGDHLLPGAARLLAELRERELPVRFLSNNPTKNPRQYLEKLARLGIEADLEEIASTVVTTVRWLKRNHPDATVFPIAEAPLVDALVEAGFRVSDDPAEIDVVVASYDRTFDYRKLQIAFDAIWFHRRAVLVATNPDRYCPFPGGRGEPDCAAIIAAVEACTGTKCKEIIGKPNPIMLREALGDLEVDLKDVVMVGDRLSTDIAMAVNAGMSSALPLTGESTWDDVRALDPNHRPTLVLDRVDQLVPRAVWDEHNWQEK, from the coding sequence ATGAGTGAGATTCAGACCTGGGCGGACCGGTTTTATCAGGCCTACGTGTTCGACATGGATGGGACGATTTACCTCGGTGACCACCTGCTTCCGGGCGCGGCCCGACTGCTGGCCGAACTGAGAGAGCGGGAGCTGCCCGTCCGGTTTCTCTCGAACAATCCGACCAAAAACCCCCGTCAGTACCTGGAGAAGCTGGCGCGGCTGGGGATCGAAGCCGACCTGGAAGAGATTGCCTCCACCGTGGTGACCACGGTGCGCTGGCTGAAGCGGAATCACCCGGATGCTACCGTGTTCCCGATTGCGGAAGCCCCCCTGGTGGACGCCTTGGTGGAGGCAGGCTTTCGGGTGAGTGACGATCCCGCCGAAATCGATGTCGTGGTCGCCTCGTACGACCGCACCTTCGACTACCGCAAGCTCCAGATTGCATTTGATGCCATTTGGTTCCATCGGCGAGCTGTTCTAGTCGCCACCAACCCCGACCGTTACTGCCCGTTCCCTGGGGGTCGGGGCGAGCCGGACTGCGCTGCCATTATCGCGGCTGTTGAAGCCTGCACCGGAACCAAGTGCAAAGAAATAATCGGCAAGCCGAATCCCATCATGCTGCGTGAAGCGCTGGGGGACTTGGAGGTCGACCTGAAAGATGTGGTGATGGTCGGAGACCGACTTTCCACCGACATCGCGATGGCGGTAAACGCCGGCATGAGTTCGGCTCTGCCCCTGACTGGGGAGTCCACCTGGGACGACGTTCGCGCGCTGGATCCCAATCATCGACCGACGCTGGTGCTAGACCGGGTCGATCAGCTGGTCCCGCGGGCAGTGTGGGATGAGCACAATTGGCAAGAAAAGTAA
- a CDS encoding ribose-5-phosphate isomerase, with amino-acid sequence MFRIVVAADIAGFDYKEILKADLEADPRVAEVIDVGVRSGEDVDYPHVAVKGAQLIAEGKADRGLFICGTGMGVAMAANKVEGIRASVAHDSFSVERLVLSNNAQVLTMGQRVIGIELARRLVREWLSYEFDEASASAPKVAALESYDRRGC; translated from the coding sequence ATGTTCAGGATCGTTGTGGCAGCAGATATTGCCGGGTTTGACTACAAGGAAATTTTGAAGGCGGATCTGGAGGCTGACCCGCGCGTGGCCGAAGTGATCGATGTTGGGGTTCGCAGTGGCGAAGACGTGGACTACCCTCACGTCGCCGTCAAAGGCGCCCAGCTGATTGCGGAAGGAAAGGCGGATCGCGGTCTGTTCATCTGCGGGACTGGCATGGGGGTGGCGATGGCGGCCAACAAGGTGGAAGGGATCCGAGCCTCGGTGGCCCACGACTCCTTCTCCGTCGAACGCCTGGTTCTCTCCAACAACGCGCAGGTTCTTACCATGGGCCAGCGGGTGATCGGGATTGAGTTGGCCCGGCGCCTGGTGCGTGAGTGGCTATCTTACGAGTTCGACGAGGCTTCAGCGTCGGCGCCGAAAGTGGCGGCGCTCGAGAGTTACGACCGGCGGGGCTGCTGA
- a CDS encoding DeoR/GlpR family DNA-binding transcription regulator, with amino-acid sequence MSKATSGGRGTLEAQRSRQEAVARLVLDSGSLPVEVLAKTMGVSTMTIYRDVATLEEQGLVTLLKGSVFALASTLNEASAEFRMGENSAIKERFALAVDPLIPVRATVMLDDSTSAIYAVVQLAGQRPLNVITNSLLAARQLEPLPDVQLQIIGGEYQKWAQASVGSAALKQIRDLHADICIVSTSGIAAGGCFHPYRELADVKQAMLAASESKMLLADGSKFSRRSVHRFADLADFDYLVTDESAPAEALAELRGLPGQLITVAAD; translated from the coding sequence ATGAGTAAGGCAACCTCGGGCGGTCGGGGCACGTTGGAGGCACAGCGCAGTCGCCAAGAGGCCGTGGCTCGCCTGGTCTTGGACTCGGGTTCTCTTCCAGTTGAGGTGTTGGCCAAGACCATGGGTGTCTCCACCATGACGATTTATCGCGACGTTGCCACGCTGGAGGAGCAGGGCCTGGTCACGCTGCTGAAAGGAAGCGTGTTTGCGCTCGCTTCCACTTTGAACGAGGCGAGTGCCGAGTTTCGGATGGGGGAAAACTCGGCGATCAAGGAGCGGTTTGCGCTCGCGGTTGATCCTTTGATTCCGGTCCGGGCCACAGTCATGCTGGACGACTCCACTTCCGCTATTTACGCGGTGGTGCAACTGGCCGGGCAGCGCCCGCTCAACGTGATCACTAACTCGTTGCTGGCTGCTCGACAACTGGAGCCCCTCCCGGACGTGCAGTTGCAGATCATCGGGGGCGAGTACCAAAAGTGGGCTCAAGCTTCTGTCGGCTCGGCCGCGCTGAAGCAGATCCGGGATCTCCACGCCGACATCTGCATTGTCTCCACTTCGGGGATCGCCGCGGGTGGCTGCTTCCACCCGTATCGTGAACTGGCTGACGTCAAACAGGCGATGTTGGCTGCCAGCGAATCCAAGATGCTGCTGGCGGATGGCTCGAAGTTCTCGCGCCGGTCTGTCCACCGGTTTGCTGACCTGGCTGACTTTGACTACCTGGTGACGGACGAATCCGCTCCGGCGGAGGCCTTGGCCGAACTGCGGGGACTGCCGGGCCAGCTGATCACTGTCGCCGCTGACTAA
- the hisF gene encoding imidazole glycerol phosphate synthase subunit HisF yields MVAIRVIPCLDVAGGRVVKGVNFENLRDAGDPVELASVYSAQGADEVTFLDVSASLEERGTMRETVRRTAAEVFVPLTVGGGIRTVADVEALLACGADKVSVNTSALARPELITEVAKAFGSQVLVLSVDARRVKGEFQPYRYEVTTHGGKRSAGVDALAWTHEAQERGVGEVLLNSMDADGVRTGFDLEMLSQVREVTSVPLIASGGAGEVHHFVEAAQAGADAVLAASVFHFGVVRVSDVKEALAAAGFEVRPA; encoded by the coding sequence ATGGTCGCAATTCGAGTTATTCCCTGCCTGGACGTTGCCGGGGGCCGCGTGGTCAAGGGAGTTAACTTTGAGAACCTGCGCGATGCCGGCGACCCGGTTGAGCTTGCCTCCGTCTACAGTGCGCAGGGCGCGGACGAGGTGACTTTCCTAGACGTGTCCGCCTCCTTGGAGGAGCGCGGCACCATGCGAGAGACGGTTCGGCGGACGGCGGCAGAAGTGTTCGTGCCCCTGACAGTTGGGGGAGGCATTCGGACCGTGGCGGACGTGGAAGCCCTCCTGGCTTGCGGAGCCGACAAGGTTTCGGTCAACACCTCGGCGTTGGCCCGGCCGGAACTGATCACCGAGGTGGCCAAAGCTTTCGGTTCCCAGGTGCTGGTGCTGTCGGTCGACGCCCGGCGGGTCAAAGGGGAGTTCCAACCCTACCGGTACGAGGTGACTACCCACGGCGGTAAACGCTCGGCCGGGGTGGATGCCCTGGCCTGGACTCACGAGGCGCAGGAGCGGGGAGTGGGCGAAGTTCTGCTCAACTCGATGGATGCCGACGGGGTCCGGACCGGCTTCGATCTGGAGATGCTGTCGCAGGTGCGCGAGGTGACCAGCGTGCCGCTGATTGCCTCGGGCGGAGCGGGCGAAGTACACCACTTCGTCGAGGCGGCTCAGGCGGGGGCGGATGCCGTTCTGGCTGCCTCGGTGTTCCACTTTGGGGTAGTGCGGGTGAGTGACGTCAAGGAAGCGTTGGCTGCCGCCGGGTTTGAAGTCCGGCCGGCCTAG
- a CDS encoding peptidylprolyl isomerase, translating into MTPPSRVARASNRKRRQLLLTLVLAVIALIAVFGAAWLWVGQRPPVREVASQSGEVKGLLDLVTVGGRPGAPPVVGVPAPVEVGSLKVAEVEAGTGRVIEENRPVVAQVHRFSGRDGRALDSGKFVMGQACADDLGPELSHLVMGRTEGTRLLVLRPVGDDTEVVIVDLLPTVATGTEVGQQDGPLSVALNAEGPVITHRPGEPPANLVVQQLLRGDGPQVHMGDQVLAQFLLARWGDGVVVTNTWGEGLPQVNEVDELWPGLRDALVDQRVGSRIAVTIPADLANGDDTIVAVIDILGTITPSD; encoded by the coding sequence ATGACCCCACCCAGTCGCGTCGCCCGCGCTTCCAACCGAAAGCGCCGCCAGCTCCTCCTCACCTTGGTGCTGGCGGTGATCGCGCTGATCGCGGTCTTCGGGGCCGCCTGGCTGTGGGTCGGACAGCGCCCACCGGTCCGGGAAGTGGCTTCCCAATCCGGCGAGGTCAAGGGACTACTTGACCTGGTCACGGTTGGGGGAAGACCGGGGGCGCCACCGGTGGTTGGGGTCCCCGCCCCGGTCGAGGTGGGGTCACTGAAGGTGGCCGAGGTTGAGGCCGGCACGGGCCGCGTGATTGAGGAGAACCGGCCCGTGGTGGCCCAGGTGCATCGCTTCTCCGGGCGTGACGGGCGGGCGCTGGACTCGGGCAAGTTTGTCATGGGGCAGGCCTGCGCTGACGATCTGGGCCCCGAACTGTCGCACCTGGTGATGGGGCGAACTGAAGGCACCCGCCTGCTGGTCCTGCGCCCGGTCGGGGATGACACCGAGGTGGTGATTGTCGATCTGCTCCCCACGGTCGCGACGGGAACCGAGGTGGGCCAGCAGGATGGGCCGCTGAGCGTGGCCCTGAACGCGGAGGGCCCGGTGATTACCCACCGACCCGGGGAACCCCCGGCCAACCTGGTCGTGCAGCAGTTGCTGCGCGGTGATGGTCCCCAGGTTCACATGGGTGATCAGGTGTTGGCCCAGTTTCTGCTGGCTCGCTGGGGCGACGGCGTCGTGGTGACCAACACTTGGGGTGAGGGGTTGCCGCAGGTCAACGAGGTGGACGAACTGTGGCCGGGTCTGCGGGACGCCCTGGTGGATCAGCGGGTCGGCTCGCGCATTGCGGTGACCATTCCGGCCGACCTGGCGAACGGTGACGACACAATCGTCGCGGTTATCGATATTCTGGGAACCATCACCCCGAGCGACTAG
- a CDS encoding proteasome accessory factor PafA2 family protein: protein MDRRIYGVETEYGITCAGGDLDAEAAARELFAPLIQRGRTTNMFLPNGGRLYLDVGAHPEYATAECDNLWDLLAQDRAGSQLLSDLATEANGRLEAGRIHLFRNNFDFDHNSFGCHENYLLRRRRDFREVADALVAYFVTRQVVAGAGDLKRNPEGQLQYVFSARADQMFDSVSAATTRARPIINTRDEPLADATEYRRMHVIVGDSNMAEPTTALKVGATELLLDAVDRGIHLADLALADPIEAIQAINFDLSGQLLLPMQDGRQLRAVDIQQEILDRILGLEPELSEMQRYLVGLWQRAIEAVRSGNWAPIETEIDFAIKKRLVDQYRERSGAELADPRVARLLLSYHDITEAGLRGKLEAGQVMLRLTSPEQVTVATTTPPPTTRAHLRGRVIAAAERNRRDLACDWIHLRLEDGGLNLALQDPFATESEAVDQLIAAIEQSSPQLPA from the coding sequence GTGGACCGGCGCATTTACGGGGTCGAAACCGAGTACGGGATTACCTGCGCCGGGGGTGACCTCGACGCGGAGGCGGCGGCGCGCGAGCTCTTTGCCCCGCTGATTCAGCGCGGCCGGACCACCAATATGTTCCTGCCCAACGGGGGTCGACTCTACCTGGACGTCGGGGCGCACCCGGAGTACGCCACCGCCGAATGCGATAACCTGTGGGACCTGCTGGCCCAGGACCGGGCCGGATCCCAGCTGCTGTCCGACCTGGCCACCGAGGCCAACGGACGCCTGGAGGCGGGACGAATCCACCTGTTCCGGAACAACTTCGACTTCGACCACAACTCGTTCGGTTGCCACGAGAACTACCTGTTGCGTCGGCGACGCGACTTTCGCGAGGTGGCCGACGCCCTGGTCGCCTACTTCGTCACTCGCCAGGTGGTGGCCGGTGCCGGTGACCTGAAGCGGAACCCCGAGGGCCAGCTTCAATACGTGTTTTCGGCCCGGGCCGACCAGATGTTTGACTCTGTCTCGGCTGCCACTACCCGCGCTCGACCGATTATTAATACGCGGGACGAGCCGCTGGCCGATGCCACCGAGTATCGCCGGATGCACGTCATTGTGGGCGATTCGAACATGGCCGAGCCGACCACGGCCCTGAAGGTCGGCGCCACCGAGCTCCTGTTGGATGCGGTGGACCGGGGCATCCACCTGGCCGACCTGGCTCTGGCCGACCCGATTGAGGCCATTCAAGCCATTAACTTCGACCTGTCCGGGCAACTGCTGCTGCCAATGCAGGACGGGCGCCAGCTGCGGGCGGTCGACATCCAGCAGGAAATTCTGGACCGGATCCTCGGACTGGAACCGGAGCTGAGCGAGATGCAGCGCTACCTGGTCGGACTCTGGCAGCGCGCGATCGAGGCCGTCAGGTCTGGGAATTGGGCTCCGATCGAGACCGAGATCGACTTTGCCATCAAGAAGCGATTGGTCGACCAGTATCGGGAACGGTCCGGAGCCGAACTGGCCGACCCGCGGGTGGCCCGGCTGCTGCTCAGCTACCATGACATCACCGAGGCGGGCCTGCGCGGAAAATTGGAGGCAGGGCAGGTAATGCTGCGGCTGACCAGTCCCGAGCAGGTGACGGTGGCGACGACGACCCCGCCGCCCACCACCCGCGCCCATCTGCGGGGCCGAGTGATCGCTGCGGCCGAGCGGAACCGGCGCGACCTGGCTTGCGACTGGATTCACCTGCGGCTCGAAGACGGGGGCCTGAACCTGGCCCTGCAGGACCCGTTCGCCACCGAAAGCGAAGCGGTCGATCAGCTGATTGCCGCGATTGAGCAGTCCAGCCCCCAGTTGCCCGCATGA
- a CDS encoding ubiquitin-like protein Pup, translating to MSSTQIYGGSGPDDEEPMDLPGGQIQVNALDSILDEIDTVLEQNAEAFVQGFVQKGGQ from the coding sequence ATGAGTAGCACCCAGATTTACGGTGGTTCCGGTCCCGACGACGAAGAACCGATGGACCTGCCCGGCGGCCAGATTCAGGTGAACGCGCTGGATTCCATTCTGGACGAGATCGACACCGTGTTGGAGCAGAACGCGGAGGCGTTCGTGCAGGGGTTCGTCCAAAAGGGTGGCCAGTAG